A stretch of the Clostridium fungisolvens genome encodes the following:
- a CDS encoding AIM24 family protein — translation MRTSLNITNKLTKLAEMSADSVFQVLEFDELNGGNDIDSAIKFKFMKDAGIKLKQIRIILEDSAVKLESGALSYLKGDIELQNKVGGVLGFGKKLINSKLTGETVFKPRYEGTGEIFLEPSFGHYALLELEDEEVIVDDGVFYACEDSIEIGAAMQKSISSMILGNEGLFQTKISGSGIVVLEIPVPENEIFKCRLSNDTLKVDGNFAILRTGGIEFTVEKSSKSIIGSATSGEGFLNVYKGTGEVWLVPTKVVYDKLESSGLNTMTNPSGSHDNEQ, via the coding sequence ATGAGAACTTCACTAAATATAACAAATAAGCTTACAAAATTAGCTGAAATGTCAGCGGATTCAGTTTTTCAAGTGTTAGAGTTTGATGAGTTAAATGGAGGCAATGATATAGATTCAGCTATAAAGTTTAAATTTATGAAAGATGCTGGGATAAAGCTTAAGCAGATTAGAATAATACTTGAAGATAGTGCTGTTAAGCTTGAATCAGGAGCGCTAAGTTACCTTAAGGGAGATATTGAGCTTCAGAATAAAGTTGGCGGTGTTTTAGGATTTGGTAAAAAGCTTATTAACAGTAAGCTTACTGGAGAGACTGTATTTAAGCCTAGATATGAAGGAACAGGAGAAATATTTTTAGAACCTTCATTTGGACATTACGCTTTGCTAGAATTAGAAGATGAAGAAGTAATTGTTGATGATGGAGTATTTTATGCTTGTGAAGATAGTATAGAAATAGGTGCAGCTATGCAAAAATCTATATCTTCAATGATATTAGGTAATGAAGGATTATTTCAAACAAAAATAAGTGGTAGTGGAATTGTAGTTCTTGAAATACCAGTTCCTGAAAATGAAATATTCAAGTGCAGGCTTTCAAATGACACTTTGAAGGTTGATGGTAATTTTGCTATATTGAGAACAGGGGGAATCGAGTTTACAGTGGAAAAGTCCTCAAAGTCAATTATTGGTTCAGCCACTAGTGGAGAAGGCTTTCTTAATGTCTATAAAGGAACTGGTGAGGTATGGTTAGTGCCTACAAAGGTTGTGTATGATAAACTAGAATCAAGTGGGTTAAATACTATGACAAATCCTTCAGGTAGTCACGATAATGAACAATAA
- the buk gene encoding butyrate kinase: MAYKILIINPGSTSTKIGVYEDEKEVLVETLRHSSEEINAYATIYDQFQFRKDVILNVLKEKNFDVKTLDAVVGRGGMLKPIAGGTYAVNEVMLEDLKNGAQGQHASNLGGIIANEIASEIRKPAFIVDPVVVDELQDVARLSGVPELPRKSIFHALNQKAVAKRYAKENGKAYEDVNLVVVHMGGGVSVGAHKNGKIIDVNNALDGEGAFSPERSGSVPSGDLVKMCFSGKYSQEEIYKKIVGKGGFVAYLNTNDARDVEKLAAEGNAEAKLVYDAFMYQVSKAIGEYAVVLKGKVDAIILTGGIAYGKVVTDTITSNVGWIAPVVVYPGEDELLALAQGTIRVLSGEETSKEYK, translated from the coding sequence ATGGCTTATAAAATTTTAATAATTAATCCAGGTTCAACTTCAACAAAAATAGGTGTTTATGAAGATGAGAAAGAAGTACTTGTAGAAACACTTAGACATTCATCTGAAGAAATAAATGCTTACGCTACAATCTATGATCAATTCCAATTTAGAAAAGATGTAATTCTAAATGTATTAAAAGAAAAGAATTTTGATGTGAAAACTCTAGATGCTGTAGTTGGTAGAGGTGGAATGCTAAAGCCTATAGCTGGTGGAACTTATGCAGTTAATGAAGTTATGCTTGAAGATTTAAAGAATGGTGCTCAAGGACAACATGCTTCAAATCTTGGAGGAATAATAGCTAATGAAATAGCAAGTGAAATAAGAAAGCCAGCATTCATAGTAGATCCAGTTGTTGTTGATGAATTACAAGATGTTGCAAGACTTTCAGGAGTTCCAGAACTTCCTAGAAAAAGTATATTCCACGCCTTAAATCAAAAGGCAGTTGCTAAGAGATATGCAAAAGAAAACGGCAAAGCATATGAGGACGTTAACTTAGTAGTTGTTCATATGGGTGGAGGAGTTTCAGTAGGAGCTCATAAAAATGGTAAGATTATTGATGTAAATAATGCATTAGATGGAGAAGGTGCATTTTCACCTGAAAGATCAGGATCAGTACCATCTGGTGATCTAGTAAAAATGTGCTTTAGCGGCAAATACTCACAAGAAGAAATATACAAAAAGATTGTTGGTAAAGGTGGATTCGTTGCTTACCTAAATACAAATGATGCAAGAGATGTAGAAAAGTTAGCAGCTGAAGGAAACGCTGAGGCAAAATTAGTGTATGATGCATTCATGTACCAAGTTTCAAAAGCTATAGGTGAATATGCTGTTGTACTTAAAGGTAAGGTAGATGCTATAATACTTACTGGTGGAATTGCATACGGCAAAGTTGTTACAGATACAATAACAAGTAATGTTGGTTGGATAGCTCCAGTTGTAGTTTACCCAGGAGAAGATGAACTTCTAGCTCTTGCTCAAGGCACAATAAGAGTATTAAGTGGCGAAGAAACTTCAAAGGAATATAAATAA
- the ptb gene encoding phosphate butyryltransferase, with protein MSKNFDELLSKLKEVTKKKVSVAVAQDEPVLEAIKAAKERGIADAILVGDQAKIREIADKIGMDLKEYDLINEPDPKKAALYAVELVAKGKADMVMKGLVDTATFLRSVLNKEVGLRTGKLMSHVAVFEIEGIDRLIYLTDAAFNTYPDLKAKVDILNNSVKVAHACGLDLPKVAPICAVEVVNPDMPATVDAALLAKMNDRGQIKGCIVDGPLAFDNALSEEAAHHKNVTGPVAGKADIFLLPNIETANVMYKCLTMTSKSRNGGILVGTSAPVILTSRADSFETKVNSIALAALVADAK; from the coding sequence ATGAGTAAGAATTTTGATGAATTATTATCGAAGCTAAAAGAAGTAACAAAGAAAAAAGTATCTGTTGCTGTAGCACAAGATGAACCTGTTCTTGAAGCAATCAAGGCAGCAAAGGAAAGAGGGATAGCTGATGCCATATTAGTTGGAGATCAAGCTAAGATAAGAGAAATCGCTGATAAGATAGGTATGGATTTAAAAGAATACGACCTTATCAATGAACCAGATCCAAAGAAGGCTGCTCTTTATGCTGTTGAATTAGTAGCGAAGGGAAAAGCTGATATGGTTATGAAGGGGTTAGTTGATACAGCTACATTCTTAAGAAGCGTACTTAATAAAGAAGTAGGTTTAAGAACTGGTAAGCTTATGTCTCATGTTGCTGTGTTTGAAATTGAAGGAATAGATAGATTAATATATCTTACTGATGCTGCTTTCAATACATATCCAGATTTAAAGGCTAAGGTTGATATATTAAATAACTCAGTTAAGGTAGCTCATGCTTGCGGACTAGATTTACCAAAGGTTGCACCAATTTGTGCAGTAGAAGTTGTAAATCCTGATATGCCTGCTACTGTAGATGCAGCACTACTTGCAAAGATGAACGACAGAGGACAAATAAAGGGATGTATAGTAGATGGACCTCTTGCATTCGATAACGCTTTATCTGAAGAAGCTGCACATCATAAGAATGTAACTGGACCTGTTGCAGGAAAAGCGGATATATTCTTATTACCAAATATAGAAACAGCAAATGTTATGTACAAATGTTTAACTATGACATCAAAATCTAGAAATGGTGGTATACTAGTTGGAACTTCAGCTCCAGTTATACTAACTTCAAGAGCAGACAGCTTTGAAACAAAGGTAAATTCTATTGCTTTAGCAGCTCTAGTAGCAGATGCTAAATAA
- a CDS encoding NAD(P)/FAD-dependent oxidoreductase, whose protein sequence is MIQQPKYATLQKVRNENRTYGITPRIPGGFIKPEDLIKFAEVAKKYNGAIKITSGQRIAILGIKAEDVEKAWQELGMEPGVVSAYSVKNVELCPASFCKRAKQNSLKLGMKIEKRFYAAAAPNRTKIAVVGCRNSCTSAYSKDIAVVGDKEGYIVTVGGSAGFYPKLPHIIAEKLSDDEAYNMVEAIYEFYNKEAEFGEKLGDFIERISIESFKSGVEQIYNK, encoded by the coding sequence ATGATACAACAACCTAAATATGCAACTCTTCAAAAGGTGAGGAATGAAAACAGAACCTATGGAATTACGCCTAGAATTCCTGGTGGTTTTATAAAACCAGAAGATCTTATTAAATTTGCTGAGGTAGCTAAAAAATACAATGGTGCAATAAAGATAACCTCAGGTCAAAGAATTGCTATACTTGGAATAAAAGCAGAGGATGTTGAAAAGGCTTGGCAAGAATTAGGTATGGAGCCAGGGGTAGTATCTGCCTACTCAGTAAAAAATGTTGAGTTGTGTCCAGCATCGTTTTGCAAGAGAGCTAAGCAGAATTCACTTAAGCTTGGGATGAAGATAGAAAAGAGATTTTATGCAGCAGCGGCACCAAATAGAACTAAAATTGCTGTTGTAGGATGTAGAAATTCTTGTACAAGTGCATATTCTAAAGATATTGCTGTTGTTGGAGATAAAGAAGGCTATATTGTTACTGTAGGCGGAAGTGCTGGATTTTACCCTAAGTTACCTCACATAATAGCAGAAAAACTTTCAGATGATGAAGCTTATAATATGGTGGAAGCTATATACGAGTTCTATAATAAAGAAGCTGAATTTGGTGAAAAATTAGGTGACTTTATTGAGAGAATATCAATTGAAAGTTTTAAAAGTGGTGTTGAACAAATATATAATAAGTAA